In the genome of Polaribacter sp. MED152, one region contains:
- the sucD gene encoding succinate--CoA ligase subunit alpha encodes MSVLVNKNSKIIVQGFTGSEGTFHAGQMIDYGTNVVGGVTPGKGGQEHLGKPVFNTVVEAVEKAGADTSIIFVPPAFAADAIMESADAGIKVIICITEGIPTADMVKVKAYIADKDTRLVGPNCPGVITPDEAKVGIMPGFIFKKGKVGIVSKSGTLTYEAADQVVKQGYGITTAIGIGGDPIIGTTTKEAVEMLMNDDETEAIVMIGEIGGNLEAEAAQWIKADGNRKPVVGFIAGQTAPAGRTMGHAGAIVGGADDTAQAKMKILEENGVHVVSSPAKIGEMVASVLK; translated from the coding sequence ATGAGTGTTTTAGTAAATAAAAATTCAAAAATTATTGTACAAGGTTTTACAGGAAGTGAAGGTACTTTTCACGCTGGCCAAATGATTGATTATGGTACCAATGTTGTTGGTGGTGTTACTCCAGGTAAAGGAGGTCAAGAACATTTAGGAAAGCCAGTTTTTAATACAGTTGTAGAAGCTGTAGAAAAAGCAGGTGCTGATACTTCAATAATTTTTGTACCACCAGCATTTGCAGCTGATGCTATTATGGAATCTGCTGATGCAGGAATAAAAGTTATCATTTGTATTACTGAGGGTATTCCTACAGCAGACATGGTTAAAGTTAAAGCTTATATAGCAGATAAAGATACTAGATTAGTTGGGCCTAACTGTCCAGGAGTTATTACTCCAGACGAAGCTAAAGTAGGTATTATGCCAGGTTTTATCTTTAAAAAAGGTAAAGTAGGTATTGTTTCTAAATCAGGAACTTTAACTTACGAAGCTGCAGACCAAGTTGTAAAACAAGGTTATGGAATAACAACTGCTATTGGTATTGGTGGTGATCCTATTATTGGAACAACTACAAAAGAAGCTGTAGAGATGTTAATGAATGATGATGAAACTGAAGCAATTGTAATGATTGGTGAAATAGGTGGAAACCTAGAGGCTGAAGCTGCACAGTGGATTAAAGCTGATGGTAATAGAAAACCTGTTGTTGGTTTTATTGCTGGGCAAACTGCACCTGCAGGTAGAACTATGGGACATGCAGGAGCTATTGTTGGTGGAGCAGATGATACTGCACAAGCTAAAATGAAAATATTAGAAGAAAATGGTGTGCACGTAGTAAGTTCTCCTGCAAAAATAGGAGAAATGGTAGCAAGCGTTTTAAAATAA